One Felis catus isolate Fca126 chromosome D2, F.catus_Fca126_mat1.0, whole genome shotgun sequence DNA window includes the following coding sequences:
- the SPRN gene encoding shadow of prion protein: MNWTAATCWALLLAATFLCDIGAAKGGRGGARGSARGGLRGGARGTPRVRVRPAPRYAGSSLRVAAAGAAAGAAAGLAAGSGWRRAPGPGERGLEDDEDAAPGGNRTGQGVYSYRAWTSDAGPTGGPRLCLLLGGALVALGLLRP, translated from the coding sequence CTGGACGGCCGCGACGTGCTGGGCTCTGCTGCTGGCCGCCACCTTCCTCTGCGACATTGGCGCGGCCAAGGGCGGCCGTGGAGGGGCTCGCGGCAGCGCCCGGGGAGGGCTGCGCGGGGGCGCGCGCGGGACCCCACGGGTGCGCGTGAGGCCGGCGCCCCGCTACGCGGGCTCCTCCCTGCGCGTGGCTGcggccggggcggcggcgggggcggcggccggCCTGGCGGCGGGTTCCGGCTGGAGAAGGGCCCCGGGCCCCGGGGAGCGCGGCCTGGAGGACGACGAGGACGCGGCACCAGGCGGCAACCGGACGGGCCAAGGCGTCTACAGCTACCGGGCGTGGACTTCGGACGCGGGGCCCACCGGCGGCCCGCGCCTCTGCCTGCTGCTGGGCGGCGCCCTCGTTGCCCTGGGGCTGCTGAGGCCCTAG